A single window of Arvicanthis niloticus isolate mArvNil1 chromosome 20, mArvNil1.pat.X, whole genome shotgun sequence DNA harbors:
- the Ybey gene encoding endoribonuclease YbeY, with the protein MSLVIKNLQRVVPIRRVPLRRKMDLVRSILGVKKFDLGIICVDNKNIQNINRIYRNKNVPTDVLSFPFHETLKAGEFPQPLSPDDYNLGDVFLGVEYIFQHCRESEDYYDALTVTATHGLCHLLGFTHSSEAEWQKMYSQEKLVLEELSRYTGARLQPLSRGLY; encoded by the exons ATGAGTTTGGTGATTAAAAATCTGCAGCGGGTTGTCCCCATCAGAAGAGTGCCACTTCGCAGGAAGATGGATTTAGTCAGGAGTATCTTAGGCGTGAAGAAATTTGACCTGGGGATCATCTGTGTTGACAACAAGAATATTCAGAACATTAATAGGATCTACAGGAATAAAAATGTCCCAACTGATGTGCTTTCTTTCCCATTtcatgag aCTCTGAAAGCGGGCGAATTCCCTCAGCCTCTCTCACCGGATGATTATAATTTGGGAGACGTTTTCCTGGGAGTGGAATATATCTTCCAGCACTGCAGGGAAAGCGAGGATTACTACGATGCTCTGACG GTGACAGCCACCCATGGACTCTGTCACCTGCTGGGCTTCACCCACAGCTCCGAGGCTGAGTGGCAAAAG ATGTACAGCCAGGAGAAGctggtgctggaggaactgagcCGTTACACCGGAGCTAGGCTCCAGCCCCTGAGCAGGGGACTCTACTGA